In a genomic window of Microcoleus sp. AS-A8:
- a CDS encoding MerR family transcriptional regulator, translating into MRIGELAEKAGVTPRTIRYYENLGLLSPSEREGKGFRYYTEAELARLRKIDALQSLGLSLEEIGSILDLFFEEPTMLRGKQKLLEILMTHLQETDEKIIALTQFRSELQANIAKVQQYIEQVSQP; encoded by the coding sequence ATGCGTATCGGGGAACTTGCCGAGAAAGCTGGCGTTACTCCTCGAACAATTCGCTACTACGAAAACTTGGGACTCTTGAGTCCCAGCGAACGCGAGGGAAAGGGCTTTCGGTACTACACCGAGGCTGAGCTAGCCAGACTCCGCAAAATCGATGCGCTCCAATCTCTGGGGTTATCTCTAGAAGAAATTGGCAGTATCCTCGATCTGTTTTTTGAAGAACCGACAATGTTACGGGGGAAGCAAAAATTGTTGGAAATTCTCATGACTCATCTCCAGGAGACAGATGAGAAAATCATCGCCCTAACGCAATTCCGTTCAGAGTTGCAAGCCAATATTGCTAAAGTACAGCAATACATCGAGCAAGTCAGCCAGCCCTAA
- a CDS encoding acetate kinase, with protein MKILVLNAGSSSQKSCLYELANTLPELPPKPLWEAKIDWTKHPGMAELEVKTPSSIALEEQLQTDSRPDVMAHMLDTLTSGQTQVIDHLAEIDVVGHRVVHGGQEYRQATLIKPEVKDAIANLASFAPVHNPVNLEGIETIEKILGTATPQVAVFDTAFHANLPLAAATYPIPYEFFEQGIRRYGFHGISHQYCANRTAQLMGKELASLRLITCHLGNGASLAAVRNGESIDTTMGFTPLEGLMMGSRSGSIDPGILLHLLRKGDYDAQSLDEALNKVSGMKGISGISGDLRQIISEINQGNSRAKLALDMYIHSLRKHIGAMLASLGGLDALVFTGGIGENSAAIRASACEAFGFLGLKLDSHKNDASPVDVDIAATDSAIRVFVVHTEEDWAIAQECWKLLTTQ; from the coding sequence ATGAAAATCTTAGTACTGAATGCGGGATCGAGTAGTCAGAAGAGTTGCCTGTACGAACTCGCTAATACATTGCCAGAATTGCCACCGAAACCGCTTTGGGAAGCGAAGATAGATTGGACGAAACACCCAGGAATGGCAGAACTTGAGGTCAAAACGCCCAGTTCGATCGCCTTAGAAGAACAGTTACAAACCGACTCGCGACCGGATGTGATGGCTCACATGCTAGACACACTAACGAGTGGACAGACTCAGGTGATTGATCATCTAGCTGAGATTGATGTAGTCGGTCATCGCGTGGTACATGGGGGGCAGGAGTATCGGCAGGCAACGTTGATTAAGCCAGAAGTCAAAGACGCGATCGCTAATCTTGCCAGCTTCGCTCCTGTTCACAATCCGGTTAACCTGGAAGGGATCGAAACGATTGAGAAAATCCTAGGAACGGCTACACCTCAAGTTGCCGTCTTTGATACCGCTTTTCATGCCAATTTGCCGCTGGCGGCTGCCACTTACCCCATTCCCTACGAATTCTTTGAGCAAGGTATCCGGCGCTATGGATTTCACGGTATCAGCCATCAATACTGTGCTAATCGCACCGCTCAGCTAATGGGTAAAGAGTTAGCATCCTTGCGTCTAATCACCTGCCATTTAGGTAATGGTGCTTCCCTTGCTGCGGTCCGCAACGGTGAGAGCATTGATACCACCATGGGATTCACCCCCCTAGAAGGCTTGATGATGGGCAGTCGCTCTGGCTCAATCGACCCTGGTATCCTACTTCACTTGTTGCGAAAGGGTGATTACGATGCCCAATCGTTAGATGAAGCCCTGAATAAGGTGTCTGGAATGAAGGGAATTTCTGGAATATCGGGCGATTTACGCCAGATTATCAGTGAAATTAACCAGGGCAACTCACGCGCAAAATTAGCATTGGATATGTACATCCATTCTCTGCGTAAGCATATCGGTGCCATGCTTGCGTCTCTGGGAGGATTGGATGCTTTGGTGTTTACGGGTGGCATTGGGGAAAATTCAGCCGCCATCCGCGCCAGCGCTTGTGAAGCGTTTGGATTTCTCGGCTTGAAACTCGATTCCCACAAGAATGATGCCTCCCCTGTGGATGTCGATATTGCCGCCACCGATTCAGCGATTCGCGTCTTTGTTGTACATACCGAAGAAGATTGGGCGATCGCACAAGAATGCTGGAAATTGCTGACAACGCAATAA
- a CDS encoding methyltransferase domain-containing protein, which produces MSILPAWFYNEFQQVGVDFEDRVQVETYDDNQRSSSEQAERKLIEWLGISADHTVIDLGAGTGTFAIQACKAGACVHVVDVSPTMLAYAQKKAGAAKAENLKFHHAGFLTYEHQGNPADFIVTKSAFHHLPDFWKMVGLLRMASMLKAGGILYLRDVVFSFNPSDYGARIDAWIERVTKPAGEGFTASDFETHVREEYSTFAWILEGMLTRAGFEIEQADYLTPEYAQYVCRKR; this is translated from the coding sequence ATGAGCATACTTCCTGCATGGTTCTATAACGAATTTCAACAAGTCGGAGTTGACTTTGAGGATAGAGTACAGGTTGAGACTTATGACGATAATCAGCGATCGAGTAGCGAACAAGCCGAACGGAAATTAATTGAGTGGCTAGGTATCTCAGCCGATCATACCGTCATTGACTTGGGTGCGGGTACTGGCACGTTTGCCATTCAAGCCTGTAAGGCAGGTGCCTGCGTCCATGTGGTGGACGTGTCACCAACCATGCTGGCTTATGCCCAAAAAAAGGCTGGCGCGGCTAAGGCGGAGAACCTTAAGTTCCATCATGCTGGATTTCTGACTTACGAGCATCAAGGCAATCCGGCTGATTTCATTGTCACAAAGTCCGCATTTCATCACTTGCCGGACTTCTGGAAGATGGTGGGACTGTTGCGTATGGCATCGATGTTGAAGGCTGGAGGGATTCTTTACCTGCGGGATGTGGTGTTCTCGTTCAACCCCAGCGACTATGGTGCCCGTATTGATGCCTGGATTGAGCGAGTAACAAAGCCAGCAGGTGAAGGTTTTACCGCCAGCGATTTTGAGACTCATGTTCGCGAAGAATACAGCACATTCGCATGGATTCTTGAAGGGATGTTGACCCGTGCTGGTTTTGAGATTGAACAAGCTGATTATCTAACCCCCGAATATGCCCAGTATGTATGTCGGAAACGTTAG
- a CDS encoding glutathione S-transferase family protein produces the protein MIELHQSSPCWGLPDLSPFCIKLHTYFRIAKLPYEVSSELKFQDAPKGKTPFIRYNNKLIGDSNLIIDYLNKTLKINPNENLSQEEKAVSLAFIRLIEENLYWGLIHYIYKVEDNWLSYRTILEELILKEFPESLRNQILEELYDQILKQLWGHGMGRHSEAEIYEICKRDLCALSGFLGNKPFFMGEKATTLDAAAYGFLSRLMYDSLQSRLKEQALKLDNLQLFCERVRAEFYTQQETKAWNVQIGS, from the coding sequence ATGATTGAACTTCACCAATCTTCACCCTGTTGGGGATTACCAGATTTAAGTCCTTTTTGTATCAAATTACATACATATTTTCGGATTGCTAAGCTGCCCTATGAAGTGAGCAGTGAACTAAAATTTCAAGATGCACCTAAAGGGAAGACCCCGTTTATTCGATACAACAATAAACTGATTGGCGACTCGAATTTAATTATTGATTACCTGAATAAAACCTTAAAAATCAACCCGAATGAAAACTTAAGTCAGGAAGAAAAAGCTGTTTCCTTAGCCTTTATACGGCTAATAGAAGAAAATCTTTACTGGGGGCTAATTCATTACATTTATAAAGTAGAGGATAACTGGCTATCCTATAGAACGATTCTAGAAGAATTAATATTAAAGGAATTCCCAGAATCTCTTCGGAACCAGATTCTTGAAGAGTTGTACGACCAAATCCTAAAACAATTGTGGGGTCATGGTATGGGTCGTCATTCTGAGGCGGAAATCTATGAAATTTGCAAGCGTGATTTGTGCGCTTTGTCTGGTTTCTTGGGAAATAAGCCGTTTTTTATGGGGGAGAAAGCCACCACTCTCGATGCGGCTGCCTATGGTTTTCTCTCACGGTTGATGTATGATTCTTTGCAATCCCGCCTCAAAGAACAAGCGCTAAAACTGGATAATTTACAACTATTTTGTGAGCGAGTGAGGGCAGAATTTTACACACAGCAAGAGACAAAAGCCTGGAACGTTCAAATTGGCTCATAG
- a CDS encoding acyl-CoA thioesterase — translation MPEKSPTSAQLPPSAEIQNYSLTATTENWFEYLVRVQPHHTDYSGVVWHGAYLAWMEEARVECLRSIGIDYADLVALGCELPVVELSIRYHRSLRMGMAAAVRTRMADMEGVRINWDYQIQSLDAEELYLTARVTLVAVDGEKGKILRQLPSAVKDALVKLSV, via the coding sequence ATGCCGGAAAAATCACCAACCTCAGCCCAACTGCCACCCAGCGCCGAGATCCAAAACTATTCTCTAACAGCCACCACGGAGAACTGGTTTGAATATCTGGTGCGGGTACAACCCCATCACACGGATTATTCGGGTGTTGTCTGGCATGGCGCTTACCTAGCCTGGATGGAAGAAGCACGAGTTGAATGCTTGCGCTCAATCGGCATCGATTATGCTGACTTAGTCGCCTTGGGATGTGAGTTACCTGTTGTAGAACTTTCCATACGCTATCACCGCTCCCTGCGGATGGGAATGGCAGCCGCTGTTAGAACCCGTATGGCAGATATGGAAGGTGTGCGAATCAACTGGGATTATCAGATTCAATCCCTAGACGCAGAAGAACTTTACTTAACAGCTCGTGTTACATTAGTGGCCGTTGATGGTGAGAAAGGCAAGATTTTGCGACAACTGCCTTCAGCCGTGAAAGATGCATTAGTGAAGCTTTCTGTGTAA
- a CDS encoding sulfite exporter TauE/SafE family protein — protein MNILEFSLFVWVGAFTAGFLGSLTGLGGGVVIVPLLTSVFGVDIRYAVGASLVSVIATSSGAASTYIKKGFTNLRLGMFLEVATTIGAIIGALIATFVSVKALTIVLAIVLLYSAYLSQQPRIESPDTESSDPLVDHLRLNGTYPTADGLMSYQVHAVPVGFSVMLVAGVLSGLLGIGSGAFKVLAMDQAMRLPFKVSTTTSNFMIGVTAAASAGVYLARGYIDPGLSMPVMLGVLPGAFLGARVLVGSQTQILRTIFSFVLVVMAFKMVYNSLTGGQ, from the coding sequence TTGAACATCCTGGAATTTTCTCTGTTCGTTTGGGTGGGAGCGTTTACAGCTGGCTTTTTAGGGTCACTCACTGGCTTAGGGGGTGGAGTGGTGATTGTGCCCCTCTTAACTTCAGTGTTTGGTGTTGATATTCGCTACGCTGTTGGCGCTTCCTTAGTCTCTGTCATTGCAACTTCTTCCGGAGCAGCATCGACCTATATTAAGAAGGGGTTTACCAATCTGCGACTGGGAATGTTTTTAGAAGTCGCGACAACAATTGGAGCCATAATCGGTGCATTGATTGCCACCTTTGTTTCGGTTAAAGCCCTCACCATTGTGTTGGCTATTGTCTTACTTTATTCCGCCTATCTGTCACAACAACCCCGAATTGAATCCCCGGATACGGAATCTTCTGACCCTTTAGTTGATCATCTCAGACTGAATGGAACTTATCCCACTGCCGATGGATTAATGTCTTATCAGGTTCATGCGGTTCCGGTTGGGTTTAGTGTGATGTTAGTCGCTGGGGTGCTTTCCGGATTACTGGGTATTGGTTCAGGCGCATTTAAGGTGCTGGCAATGGATCAGGCTATGCGTCTGCCCTTCAAAGTTTCCACTACTACTAGCAATTTTATGATAGGTGTAACAGCCGCGGCCTCAGCAGGAGTTTACCTGGCGCGGGGTTACATCGATCCAGGTTTGTCAATGCCGGTGATGTTAGGAGTACTACCTGGCGCTTTTTTGGGAGCCAGAGTTTTGGTAGGATCTCAAACTCAGATTTTGAGGACGATTTTCAGTTTTGTCCTCGTGGTAATGGCGTTCAAGATGGTTTACAACAGTCTAACTGGGGGGCAATAA
- a CDS encoding sugar porter family MFS transporter: protein MFTQKNDIAAKPKTSYVFLIACAAALGGFLFGFDTAVINGAVGALQATFNSSSAMTGFAVSSALLGSALGAFIAGPIADRQGRIKTMIVASILFSLSAIGSGIPFGIWDFMFWRALGGIAVGMASVIAPAYIAEVAPAHLRGRLGSLQQMAIVVGIFVALLSDYFIALGAGGSAEGQFWFGATAWRWMFWSEIPPAILYGIAALTIPESPRYLVAQGRHQQAANVLAKVVGGDVDAKVQEIAQTVLTERKPQFSDLLSRSGGLLPIVWVGMGLSILQQFVGINVIFYYSSILWRSVGFSERDSLLITVITSIVNIVTTLIAIATVDKFGRKPLLLIGSIGMTVTLGTLAVAFGNAAIDPATGNPALTGSAGIIALLAANLYVVFFGFSWGPIVWVLLGEMFNNKIRAAALSVAAGIQWIANFLVSTTFPPLLKSFGLGSAYGIYTIAAAISIFFVALSIKETKGKELEEM, encoded by the coding sequence ATGTTTACTCAAAAAAATGATATTGCTGCTAAACCCAAAACTTCCTATGTTTTTCTAATTGCTTGTGCGGCTGCCCTCGGTGGCTTTTTATTCGGTTTTGATACTGCCGTGATCAATGGTGCTGTTGGAGCACTGCAAGCGACATTCAACTCTAGTAGTGCAATGACAGGCTTTGCCGTATCCTCTGCATTGCTAGGTTCTGCCCTTGGAGCCTTTATTGCGGGACCGATCGCAGATCGGCAGGGACGTATTAAGACAATGATTGTTGCTTCGATTCTGTTTTCCCTGAGTGCCATTGGTTCCGGTATTCCTTTTGGCATCTGGGATTTCATGTTCTGGCGTGCCTTGGGTGGAATTGCAGTTGGGATGGCTAGTGTCATTGCACCTGCCTATATTGCAGAGGTGGCTCCCGCTCACTTACGGGGAAGGCTGGGTTCTCTCCAACAAATGGCGATTGTAGTGGGTATTTTCGTGGCACTGCTGTCCGACTACTTCATTGCTTTGGGAGCGGGGGGGTCAGCTGAAGGACAATTTTGGTTTGGAGCTACGGCTTGGCGTTGGATGTTTTGGTCAGAAATCCCGCCCGCCATACTCTATGGGATAGCCGCTTTGACGATTCCCGAATCACCTCGGTATTTGGTCGCTCAAGGACGACATCAACAAGCTGCTAACGTTCTCGCCAAAGTTGTGGGGGGTGACGTAGACGCCAAAGTCCAGGAGATTGCTCAGACCGTTCTCACGGAACGTAAACCTCAATTTTCTGACCTTTTGAGCCGAAGTGGTGGTTTGCTGCCGATTGTCTGGGTAGGAATGGGTTTGTCCATCCTCCAGCAGTTTGTTGGTATCAACGTCATCTTTTACTACAGCAGTATATTGTGGCGGTCAGTTGGATTTTCAGAAAGAGATTCGCTATTGATTACGGTAATCACAAGTATTGTCAACATTGTGACAACCTTGATCGCGATCGCTACCGTAGACAAGTTTGGTCGCAAGCCTCTCCTGCTCATAGGGTCGATCGGGATGACCGTTACTCTGGGAACGCTGGCAGTTGCCTTTGGCAATGCCGCGATCGACCCCGCTACGGGTAATCCTGCCCTAACCGGTTCGGCTGGAATCATCGCTCTTTTGGCAGCTAACCTCTATGTCGTTTTCTTCGGTTTCTCTTGGGGACCAATCGTCTGGGTGCTGCTGGGAGAAATGTTTAATAACAAAATTCGAGCGGCTGCACTTTCAGTCGCTGCCGGAATCCAGTGGATTGCCAATTTTCTGGTCTCCACTACATTTCCTCCCCTACTCAAAAGCTTCGGATTAGGTTCTGCTTACGGTATTTATACGATCGCAGCCGCCATCTCCATCTTTTTCGTAGCACTTTCAATTAAGGAAACGAAAGGTAAAGAACTAGAAGAGATGTAA
- a CDS encoding DUF1634 domain-containing protein has protein sequence MYPLGKLANEEQVESESNLTPPSSDCTPHSAKSDRHLEQFISNLLKYGVLLASVIVLVGGILYLIRHGNEPADYRFFQGTPSEFCSPKGVLTAVLSGSRRGLIQLGLLILIATPIARVVFSFLAFLRQRDFTYIIVTLCVLVALIYSMIGAYV, from the coding sequence GTGTATCCATTAGGGAAGTTAGCGAATGAGGAACAAGTTGAGAGCGAGAGCAACCTTACCCCTCCATCTAGCGATTGCACGCCGCACAGTGCCAAGAGCGATCGCCATTTGGAGCAGTTTATCAGTAATTTACTCAAATACGGGGTTCTTCTCGCTAGCGTGATCGTTTTAGTGGGTGGCATTTTGTACTTAATTCGCCACGGTAATGAACCGGCTGACTATCGATTTTTTCAAGGAACGCCCTCTGAATTTTGTTCTCCAAAGGGTGTATTGACAGCGGTTTTGTCGGGGAGTCGGCGTGGTTTAATTCAACTCGGACTACTGATACTGATTGCCACACCGATCGCACGCGTCGTATTTTCCTTTTTGGCCTTCCTACGTCAACGAGATTTTACCTATATTATTGTCACCTTATGTGTACTCGTGGCGCTGATTTACAGCATGATAGGAGCCTATGTTTAG
- a CDS encoding DinB family protein, whose product MLLQHFQMLARYNTLANRRIYESCSQLTDAERKRTRPAFFQSIHGTLNHIMVGDRIWLTRFEGGEIASTGLDAILYEDFDELREARIAEDQRIEAFASGLAEEFLASTITYRNNAGNIHTDPVNLLVAHFFNHQTHHRGQIHDMLTQTEIAPPVLDMHRVLRP is encoded by the coding sequence ATGCTCCTACAGCATTTTCAAATGCTTGCCCGATACAACACCCTAGCCAACCGCAGAATTTATGAGAGTTGCTCACAACTAACGGATGCAGAGCGTAAGCGTACCCGACCGGCGTTTTTTCAGAGTATTCATGGGACGCTAAACCACATCATGGTGGGCGATCGAATCTGGCTAACGCGATTTGAGGGTGGAGAGATTGCGTCTACGGGACTCGACGCGATTCTCTATGAAGACTTCGACGAATTGCGAGAGGCACGGATAGCGGAAGATCAGCGGATTGAAGCGTTTGCCTCAGGTTTAGCTGAAGAGTTTTTAGCGAGTACGATTACCTACCGTAATAACGCCGGAAATATTCATACCGATCCCGTCAACTTGCTCGTGGCTCACTTTTTTAACCATCAAACCCACCACCGGGGACAGATTCACGACATGCTGACGCAGACTGAAATTGCCCCACCCGTCTTAGATATGCATCGAGTGCTGCGACCTTAG
- a CDS encoding LysR family transcriptional regulator — protein MAGMTFDQLRVFLVVVEYLHFTRAAEALYISQPAVSAAIQCLEDQYEVKLFHRIGRHIEITEAGKLLQAEAQKIIDQVALTERGLRELNNLQRGELKLGSSLTIGNYWLPEKISQFKHQYPGISVNCTLANTEEICEGTATGLFDLGLVEGEVKPAVKNILEEDSVGGDRLVIIVGPSHPWFQQGEVALTELYHTDWVMREAGSGTQQRFEQALQNWGITPSDLKRILVLHSGEMVKAIIESSVGAAAISELMVKKELQLDTLRAIKVKDHRNGAAVTLEIVRPFLKLKHQRRFQTRLAKAFEQMLTLGTHSQ, from the coding sequence ATGGCGGGGATGACGTTTGACCAACTCCGAGTTTTTCTGGTTGTGGTAGAATATTTGCACTTTACCCGTGCCGCAGAAGCACTTTACATTAGCCAGCCTGCTGTGAGTGCGGCAATCCAATGCTTAGAAGATCAATATGAAGTGAAGCTATTCCACCGTATTGGTCGCCACATTGAGATTACTGAGGCTGGGAAATTATTACAAGCAGAAGCCCAAAAAATTATCGACCAAGTCGCTTTGACAGAGCGGGGGTTACGGGAATTAAACAACCTCCAGCGGGGTGAATTAAAATTGGGTTCGAGTCTCACCATTGGTAACTATTGGTTACCGGAGAAGATTAGCCAATTTAAGCACCAATATCCTGGCATTTCGGTGAATTGTACCCTCGCCAACACGGAAGAAATATGTGAAGGAACAGCGACGGGATTGTTTGATTTAGGCTTAGTGGAAGGAGAGGTTAAACCAGCCGTTAAAAATATTCTAGAAGAAGATAGTGTAGGGGGCGATCGCTTAGTGATTATTGTAGGCCCATCTCACCCTTGGTTTCAGCAGGGAGAGGTTGCCCTCACAGAACTTTATCACACCGATTGGGTGATGCGAGAAGCGGGTTCTGGAACTCAACAAAGATTTGAGCAAGCCCTGCAAAATTGGGGAATTACGCCCTCAGATTTGAAGAGGATTTTAGTCTTGCACAGTGGCGAAATGGTGAAAGCCATCATTGAAAGCAGTGTTGGTGCAGCCGCCATTTCTGAATTGATGGTCAAAAAAGAACTCCAGCTTGATACCCTACGTGCGATTAAAGTTAAAGATCATAGAAATGGTGCTGCTGTGACGTTGGAAATCGTGCGTCCTTTTTTGAAACTGAAGCATCAGCGACGTTTTCAAACTCGTCTTGCAAAAGCTTTTGAACAGATGTTGACTCTGGGGACGCACTCTCAATAA
- a CDS encoding phosphoketolase family protein, giving the protein MIQATTPRAQQGSLSPEELRKMNAYWRAANYLSVGQIYLLDNPLLKEPLKLEHVKPRLLGHWGTTPGLNFIYVHFNRIIKKYDLNSIYIAGPGHGGPGLVANTYLEGTYSEYYPNVSQDAGGMKRLFKQFSFPRGIPSHVAPETPGSIHEGGELGYAVSHAYGAAFDNPDLLVCCVVGDGEAETGPLATAWHSNKFLNPATDGAVLPILHLNGYKIANPTVLSRISHEELESLFVGYGYKPYFVEGSEPEAMHQLMAATLDTAIEEIKAIQQDARTNGFTKRPQWPMIILRSPKGWTGPKEVDGKKTEGFWRSHQVPFAELASKPDHIKLLEDWMKSYKPEELFDDHGKLIDELAELAPKGHRRMGDNPHANGGILLRDLKMPDFRDYAVEVTNPGTTYAEATRVMGQFLRDVMKRNQESRNFRIVGPDETASNRWGDVFEATDRAWMDETYPYDDHLSPDGRVLEMLSEHTCQGWLEGYLLTGRHGFFSCYEAFIHLVDSMFNQHAKWLESCRHIPWRRPIASLNYLLTSHVWRQDHNGFSHQDPGFIDHVVNKKASIIRVYLPPDANTLLSVTDHCLRSRHYVNVVVAGKQPALQFLDMDAAIKHCTAGVGIWEWASNDQNSEPDVVMACCGDIPTLEALAAVDLLRQHFPQLKVRFVNVVDLMKLQPDKEHPHGLNDKDFDSIFTPDKPVIFAYHGYPWLIHRLTYRRTNHKNLHVRGYKEEGTTSTPFDMVVRNDVDRFHLVMDVIDRVPGLQYIGAHVKQKLHDKLVEHVHYISKYGDDLPEVRDWKWPYSGGAQPETPGETKSTDAADEGGTVRSGAPVK; this is encoded by the coding sequence ATGATTCAAGCGACCACTCCCAGAGCACAACAAGGCTCTCTTTCTCCAGAAGAATTACGCAAGATGAACGCCTACTGGCGTGCAGCTAACTACCTTTCTGTGGGACAAATCTATTTATTAGACAATCCACTGCTTAAGGAACCTCTGAAGTTAGAACACGTTAAGCCTAGGTTGCTGGGACATTGGGGCACGACTCCGGGACTTAACTTCATCTACGTCCACTTCAACCGCATCATTAAGAAATACGACTTAAACAGCATCTACATTGCAGGGCCAGGGCATGGGGGGCCGGGGCTAGTTGCGAATACGTACCTAGAAGGCACCTATAGCGAGTACTACCCCAACGTTTCTCAAGATGCGGGAGGGATGAAGCGACTGTTCAAGCAGTTCTCCTTCCCTCGTGGCATTCCCAGCCACGTTGCGCCTGAAACTCCGGGTTCAATCCACGAAGGCGGTGAACTGGGTTATGCCGTTTCCCATGCTTATGGCGCTGCCTTCGATAACCCTGACCTATTAGTCTGCTGCGTGGTGGGTGACGGGGAAGCTGAAACCGGCCCCTTGGCTACCGCTTGGCACTCCAATAAGTTCCTCAACCCTGCCACGGATGGGGCTGTTCTGCCCATCCTGCACCTGAACGGCTACAAAATTGCTAACCCGACTGTCCTATCCCGGATTAGTCATGAGGAGTTAGAAAGCCTGTTCGTTGGCTACGGTTACAAGCCCTACTTCGTAGAAGGTTCAGAACCCGAAGCCATGCACCAATTGATGGCGGCTACCCTGGACACTGCCATTGAGGAAATTAAAGCGATTCAGCAGGATGCCCGTACTAATGGGTTTACCAAGCGTCCCCAGTGGCCGATGATCATTTTGCGATCGCCCAAGGGTTGGACAGGGCCGAAGGAAGTGGATGGCAAGAAAACCGAGGGATTTTGGCGATCGCACCAAGTTCCCTTCGCTGAGTTGGCAAGCAAGCCAGACCACATTAAACTCCTTGAAGACTGGATGAAGAGTTACAAACCCGAAGAACTCTTCGATGACCATGGCAAGTTAATTGACGAACTCGCAGAACTGGCTCCCAAGGGGCATCGTCGCATGGGTGATAACCCCCATGCCAACGGCGGTATTCTGCTGCGAGACTTGAAGATGCCCGACTTCCGGGATTATGCAGTCGAGGTGACCAATCCCGGCACTACCTATGCAGAAGCCACTCGCGTCATGGGCCAATTCCTGCGGGATGTGATGAAGCGCAACCAGGAAAGCCGCAACTTCCGGATCGTCGGGCCAGACGAGACAGCGTCCAACCGTTGGGGCGATGTGTTTGAAGCCACGGATCGCGCCTGGATGGATGAAACCTACCCCTATGACGATCATCTTTCTCCCGACGGGCGGGTGCTGGAAATGCTCAGCGAACATACCTGCCAGGGTTGGCTGGAAGGCTATTTGCTCACAGGCCGTCATGGCTTCTTCTCCTGCTACGAGGCGTTTATTCACCTCGTTGACTCGATGTTCAACCAGCACGCCAAGTGGCTTGAGAGTTGCCGTCACATTCCCTGGCGCAGACCGATCGCTTCTCTCAACTACCTGCTAACCTCTCACGTTTGGCGGCAAGACCACAATGGCTTTAGCCACCAAGACCCCGGCTTCATCGACCATGTGGTCAACAAGAAGGCAAGTATTATCAGGGTTTACCTGCCACCTGATGCCAACACCCTGTTGTCTGTAACCGACCACTGTCTGCGTAGCCGCCACTATGTCAACGTCGTCGTCGCTGGAAAACAACCAGCATTGCAGTTCCTGGATATGGATGCCGCTATCAAGCATTGCACGGCAGGTGTCGGTATTTGGGAATGGGCAAGCAACGACCAGAACAGTGAACCCGATGTCGTGATGGCTTGTTGTGGAGATATTCCTACCCTGGAAGCTTTGGCGGCGGTTGACTTACTGCGCCAGCACTTCCCTCAACTTAAGGTACGGTTCGTGAACGTGGTGGACTTGATGAAACTCCAACCCGATAAGGAACATCCTCATGGTCTTAACGATAAAGACTTTGACTCGATCTTTACACCCGATAAACCGGTCATCTTTGCCTATCATGGCTACCCCTGGCTGATTCACCGCCTGACTTACCGCCGGACAAACCACAAGAACCTGCATGTGCGGGGATATAAGGAAGAAGGCACGACGAGTACGCCTTTTGACATGGTGGTGCGTAATGATGTGGATCGCTTCCATCTGGTAATGGATGTAATTGATCGCGTGCCCGGGCTTCAGTATATCGGAGCGCATGTAAAACAGAAGCTCCACGATAAGTTAGTCGAACATGTGCATTACATCTCTAAGTACGGGGATGATCTGCCTGAAGTTCGTGACTGGAAGTGGCCTTACTCTGGCGGTGCTCAACCTGAAACACCCGGTGAAACTAAATCAACGGATGCCGCCGATGAAGGGGGAACTGTGCGATCGGGTGCTCCTGTTAAGTAG